In a single window of the Saccharothrix australiensis genome:
- a CDS encoding thymidine phosphorylase has protein sequence MTHTAVDVIRAKRDGHRLSDDRIDWVVDAYTRGDVADEQMAALAMAIFLNGMDDAETARWTRAMVRSGETLSLDVGRPTVDKHSTGGVGDKITLPLAPLVAACGAAVPQLSGRGLGHTGGTLDKLESIPGWRARLSVDEITAQLRDVGAVVCAATEGLAPADRKLYALRDVTGTVESIPLIASSIMSKKVAEGAAALVLDVKVGSGAFMKTEDRARELARALVSIGADHGLAVSALLTDMSVPLGRAVGNAVEVAESVDVLRGGGPADVVELTVALAAEMLDRAGLEADPAAVLASGAAYETWARMIRAQGGDPDAPLPVGAHRHVVVAEEDGVLTALDAYAVGVAAWRLGAGRARKEDPVQAGAGVLCLAKPGDEVVRGQPLLELRTDTPDAVAGALAALDGAWAIGGTAPARSPLVIDVVRG, from the coding sequence GTGACCCACACCGCCGTGGACGTGATCCGGGCCAAGCGGGACGGCCACCGGCTGTCCGACGACCGGATCGACTGGGTGGTCGACGCCTACACCAGGGGCGACGTCGCCGACGAGCAGATGGCGGCGCTCGCGATGGCGATCTTCCTCAACGGCATGGACGACGCCGAGACGGCCCGCTGGACGCGCGCGATGGTCCGCTCCGGGGAGACCCTGTCGCTGGACGTCGGCCGCCCCACCGTGGACAAGCACTCCACGGGCGGGGTGGGCGACAAGATCACCCTGCCGCTCGCGCCCCTGGTGGCGGCGTGCGGCGCGGCCGTGCCGCAGCTCTCCGGGCGCGGCCTCGGGCACACCGGCGGCACGCTGGACAAGCTGGAGTCCATCCCCGGCTGGCGGGCGCGGCTGTCGGTGGACGAGATCACCGCGCAGCTGCGCGACGTCGGCGCGGTGGTGTGCGCGGCGACCGAGGGCCTGGCGCCGGCGGACCGCAAGCTCTACGCGCTGCGGGACGTGACCGGGACCGTCGAGTCGATACCGCTGATCGCGAGTTCGATCATGTCGAAGAAGGTCGCCGAGGGCGCGGCGGCCCTGGTGCTGGACGTCAAGGTCGGGTCCGGCGCGTTCATGAAGACCGAGGACCGGGCGCGGGAGCTGGCCCGCGCCCTGGTGTCGATCGGCGCGGACCACGGCCTGGCGGTGTCCGCCCTGCTGACCGACATGTCCGTGCCGCTGGGCCGGGCGGTCGGCAACGCGGTGGAGGTCGCCGAGTCCGTCGACGTGCTGCGCGGCGGCGGCCCGGCGGACGTGGTGGAGCTGACCGTGGCGCTGGCGGCGGAGATGCTGGACCGGGCGGGCCTCGAGGCCGACCCGGCGGCCGTGCTCGCGAGCGGCGCGGCGTACGAGACGTGGGCGCGCATGATCCGGGCCCAGGGCGGCGACCCGGACGCGCCGCTGCCGGTCGGCGCGCACCGGCACGTCGTGGTGGCGGAGGAGGACGGCGTGCTCACCGCGCTGGACGCCTACGCCGTGGGCGTGGCCGCGTGGCGGCTGGGCGCGGGGCGGGCGCGCAAGGAGGACCCGGTGCAGGCCGGGGCGGGCGTGCTGTGCCTGGCCAAGCCGGGCGACGAGGTCGTCCGGGGGCAGCCGCTGCTGGAGCTGCGCACCGACACCCCCGACGCGGTCGCCGGCGCGCTGGCCGCGCTGGACGGCGCGTGGGCGATCGGGGGCACCGCGCCGGCCCGGTCGCCGCTGGTGATCGACGTCGTCCGCGGCTGA
- a CDS encoding cytidine deaminase has product MVEVDWDELRARAVEAAQSAYCPYSGLRVGAAAVCDDGRVVVGCNVENASYGVGLCAECTMAGQLRLTGGGRFVAVACRGGGGELLMPCGRCRQVLYEFGGPDCLVDTPSGVLPMSRVLPDAFGAEDLP; this is encoded by the coding sequence GTGGTTGAGGTCGACTGGGACGAGCTGCGGGCGCGGGCGGTCGAGGCCGCCCAGTCCGCGTACTGCCCGTACTCCGGCCTCCGGGTCGGCGCGGCGGCGGTGTGCGACGACGGCCGGGTCGTCGTCGGCTGCAACGTCGAGAACGCCTCGTACGGCGTGGGCCTGTGCGCCGAGTGCACGATGGCCGGCCAGCTCCGCCTGACCGGCGGCGGCCGGTTCGTCGCCGTCGCGTGCCGCGGCGGCGGGGGAGAGCTGCTGATGCCGTGCGGGCGCTGCCGCCAGGTGCTGTACGAGTTCGGCGGGCCGGACTGCCTGGTCGACACGCCGTCGGGCGTGCTGCCCATGAGCCGGGTGCTGCCCGACGCCTTCGGAGCGGAGGACCTGCCGTGA
- a CDS encoding ABC transporter permease: MSTSLMNPSEAPSTVPPPRKARRVPGWLVGVLGVAGAVVLLSTTSYLTDVPQLTSTGTIQTAVRLALPILLAALGGLWAERAGVVNIGLEGMMIMGTWGAAWAGYQWGPWAALLAAAAFGALGGLLHAIATVSFGVNHIVSGVAINLLGAGLTKYLSTLIFFPVSHNPRESPAVPKFDTYSAPGLSEWLGELEAQQRVGLSDVAGILRGLVTGVSPLTMLAIALVVGSYLVLWRTRFGLRLRSCGENPVAAESLGVHVYRHKYLAVIASGALAGIGGAALVLNPGQPGYLEGQTNGRGFIGLAAMIFGNWRPGGLLGGAALFGYADGLQLRSGGKTFLALVYGAVLLLAVIVVWQLVRRRWFAAAGGIVAAVALYAVYYSLDEVPSELTTYAPHLVTLIVLAVASQRLRAPAADGVVYRRG; the protein is encoded by the coding sequence ATGAGCACTTCCCTGATGAACCCATCGGAGGCACCCAGCACCGTCCCGCCGCCCCGGAAGGCCCGCCGGGTGCCCGGCTGGCTCGTCGGCGTGCTCGGCGTGGCGGGCGCGGTCGTGCTGCTGTCGACCACGTCGTACCTGACCGACGTACCGCAGCTGACCTCCACCGGCACCATCCAGACCGCCGTGCGGCTGGCGCTGCCGATCCTGCTCGCCGCGCTCGGCGGCCTGTGGGCGGAGCGCGCGGGCGTCGTGAACATCGGCCTCGAAGGCATGATGATCATGGGCACGTGGGGCGCCGCCTGGGCGGGCTACCAGTGGGGCCCGTGGGCCGCGCTGCTGGCCGCCGCCGCGTTCGGCGCGCTGGGCGGCCTGCTGCACGCGATCGCGACGGTGTCCTTCGGCGTCAACCACATCGTGTCCGGCGTGGCGATCAACCTGCTCGGCGCGGGCCTCACCAAGTACCTGTCCACGCTGATCTTCTTCCCGGTCTCGCACAACCCGCGCGAGTCGCCCGCCGTGCCGAAGTTCGACACCTACTCCGCGCCCGGCCTGTCCGAGTGGCTGGGCGAGCTGGAGGCGCAGCAGCGGGTGGGGCTGTCGGACGTGGCGGGCATCCTGCGCGGCCTGGTCACCGGTGTGTCCCCGCTGACGATGCTGGCGATCGCGCTGGTCGTCGGCAGCTACCTGGTGCTGTGGCGGACGCGGTTCGGCCTGCGGCTGCGGTCGTGCGGCGAGAACCCGGTCGCGGCCGAGTCGCTGGGCGTGCACGTGTACCGGCACAAGTACCTCGCGGTGATCGCGTCCGGCGCGCTCGCGGGCATCGGCGGCGCGGCCCTCGTGCTCAACCCCGGTCAGCCCGGCTACCTGGAGGGCCAGACCAACGGCCGCGGGTTCATCGGCCTGGCGGCGATGATCTTCGGCAACTGGCGGCCCGGCGGCCTGCTGGGCGGCGCGGCGCTGTTCGGCTACGCGGACGGCCTCCAGTTGCGCAGCGGCGGCAAGACGTTCCTCGCGCTGGTCTACGGCGCGGTGCTGCTGCTGGCGGTCATCGTGGTCTGGCAGCTGGTGCGCCGGCGCTGGTTCGCGGCGGCCGGCGGGATCGTCGCGGCGGTTGCCCTGTACGCGGTGTACTACAGCCTCGACGAGGTGCCCAGCGAGCTGACCACGTACGCGCCGCACCTCGTGACGCTCATCGTGCTCGCGGTGGCGTCGCAACGGCTGCGCGCGCCCGCCGCGGACGGGGTGGTGTACCGCCGTGGTTGA
- a CDS encoding ABC transporter permease, producing the protein MGILRGKLLPPALAILFSALLCGIALLVSGANPLKAFGVMVSQVGEGTTAVDIVNSTGTYYIAALAVAIGFQMNLFNIGVEGQYRVAAVVAAVVGGSIALPPGLHALAVIVVAALVGALWAAVPAVLKVTRGVNEVISTIMMNGLALGLAAYLIREDVFGELRGNNIRTPEIPESGWVPGIPFGSSGTVFGLVFLAALLGVAYWVMMNRTRFGFELKASGESATAAAAGGVSAKKMVLVAMLLSGGIAGLVSMPEILGRDHTYNLNFPAGIGFSGIAIALLGRNHPGGIAFGALLWAFLDKSGLALDNVGVPREIVTIMQGAIVLSVVVAYEVVRRFELAAEQRRVGRQLGAVAA; encoded by the coding sequence ATGGGAATCCTGCGCGGCAAGCTGCTACCGCCCGCCCTGGCGATCCTGTTCTCCGCGCTGCTGTGCGGTATCGCGCTGCTGGTGTCCGGCGCGAACCCGCTCAAGGCGTTCGGCGTGATGGTGTCGCAGGTCGGCGAGGGCACGACCGCCGTCGACATCGTCAACAGCACCGGCACCTACTACATCGCGGCGCTCGCGGTGGCGATCGGGTTCCAGATGAACCTGTTCAACATCGGCGTCGAGGGCCAGTACCGGGTGGCGGCCGTGGTGGCGGCGGTGGTCGGCGGCTCGATCGCCCTGCCGCCCGGCCTGCACGCCCTGGCGGTCATCGTCGTGGCGGCGCTGGTCGGCGCGCTGTGGGCGGCGGTCCCGGCGGTCCTGAAGGTCACGCGCGGCGTGAACGAGGTCATCTCGACGATCATGATGAACGGCCTGGCGCTCGGCCTGGCCGCCTACCTGATCCGCGAGGACGTGTTCGGCGAGCTGCGCGGCAACAACATCCGCACCCCCGAGATCCCGGAGAGCGGCTGGGTGCCGGGCATCCCGTTCGGCTCCTCCGGCACGGTGTTCGGCCTGGTGTTCCTGGCCGCCCTGCTGGGCGTCGCCTACTGGGTGATGATGAACCGCACCCGGTTCGGCTTCGAGCTGAAGGCGTCCGGCGAGTCGGCCACGGCCGCCGCCGCGGGCGGGGTGAGCGCCAAGAAGATGGTGCTGGTCGCGATGCTGCTGTCCGGCGGCATCGCCGGCCTGGTGTCGATGCCGGAGATCCTCGGCCGCGACCACACCTACAACCTGAACTTCCCGGCGGGCATCGGGTTCTCCGGCATCGCGATCGCCCTGCTGGGCCGCAACCACCCCGGCGGCATCGCGTTCGGCGCGCTGCTGTGGGCGTTCCTGGACAAGTCGGGCCTGGCGCTGGACAACGTCGGCGTGCCGAGGGAGATCGTGACGATCATGCAGGGTGCGATCGTGCTGTCGGTCGTCGTCGCCTACGAGGTGGTCCGCCGGTTCGAGCTGGCCGCCGAGCAGCGCAGGGTCGGCAGGCAGCTGGGGGCGGTGGCGGCGTGA
- a CDS encoding ABC transporter ATP-binding protein, whose protein sequence is MSTSTPAADAAPAVVLSGITKRFPGVVANSDVHLTVRAGEVHALCGENGAGKSTLMKILYGMQQPDEGTIEVGGRPVRFRNPADAIKAGIGMVHQHFMLADNLTVQENVVLGAEALHGIGGRARKVIQGLAKSTGLTVDPGVLVERLGVADRQRVEILKVLYRGAKVIILDEPTAVLVPQEVDELFTTLRAMQEQGYTFLFISHKLDEVRAIADSVTVIRRGTTVGTADPKAVSSRQLAEMMVGSELPSPETRESTVTDRVVLRVEDLGLVAEEGTRPVLDGIDLVVRSGEVVGIAGVEGNGQTELVETIMGMRRAHHGRVLLGDRDLSRLGTLARREAGIGYVPEDRHRQGLLLTQPLWVNRILGHQTREPAAKGLWLDLAGAKRDTRRIVDEFDVRTPGIDVPAAALSGGNQQKLVVGRELSGDPVLLIASHPTRGVDVGAQALIWDEIKRARARGLAVLLISADLDELIGLSDTIKVMLRGRLVADADPASVTPEDLGSAMTGAGATSAAVAELEGE, encoded by the coding sequence ATGAGCACCAGCACCCCTGCCGCCGACGCCGCACCGGCGGTCGTCCTGTCGGGCATCACCAAGCGGTTCCCCGGCGTGGTGGCCAACAGCGACGTCCACCTCACCGTGCGGGCCGGCGAAGTGCACGCGTTGTGCGGCGAGAACGGCGCGGGCAAGTCCACGCTGATGAAGATCCTCTACGGGATGCAGCAGCCCGACGAGGGCACCATCGAGGTCGGGGGCAGGCCGGTCCGGTTCCGGAACCCGGCGGACGCCATCAAGGCCGGCATCGGCATGGTGCACCAGCACTTCATGCTGGCCGACAACCTGACCGTGCAGGAGAACGTCGTGCTGGGCGCGGAGGCGCTGCACGGCATCGGCGGCCGGGCGCGCAAGGTGATCCAGGGCCTCGCGAAGTCGACCGGCCTCACCGTCGACCCCGGCGTGCTGGTCGAGCGGCTCGGCGTCGCCGACCGCCAGCGGGTGGAGATCCTGAAGGTGCTCTACCGGGGCGCGAAGGTGATCATCCTGGACGAGCCGACGGCCGTGCTGGTGCCGCAGGAGGTGGACGAGCTGTTCACCACCCTGCGCGCCATGCAGGAGCAGGGCTACACGTTCCTGTTCATCTCGCACAAGCTGGACGAGGTGCGCGCGATCGCCGACTCGGTGACGGTGATCCGGCGCGGCACCACGGTCGGCACCGCCGACCCGAAGGCGGTCAGCTCGCGCCAGCTCGCGGAGATGATGGTGGGCAGCGAGCTGCCCAGCCCGGAGACGCGCGAGTCGACGGTCACCGACCGGGTGGTGCTGCGCGTCGAGGACCTCGGCCTGGTCGCCGAGGAGGGCACCCGCCCGGTGCTGGACGGCATCGACCTGGTCGTGCGGTCCGGCGAGGTGGTCGGCATCGCGGGCGTGGAGGGCAACGGCCAGACCGAGCTGGTCGAGACGATCATGGGGATGCGCCGCGCGCACCACGGCCGCGTGCTGCTGGGCGACCGCGACCTGTCCCGGCTCGGCACCCTGGCCCGGCGCGAGGCGGGCATCGGCTACGTGCCGGAGGACCGCCACCGCCAGGGCCTGCTGCTGACGCAGCCGCTGTGGGTGAACCGCATCCTCGGCCACCAGACCCGCGAACCCGCGGCGAAGGGGCTGTGGCTCGACCTCGCGGGCGCGAAGCGCGACACGCGGCGCATCGTCGACGAGTTCGACGTCCGCACGCCCGGTATCGACGTGCCCGCCGCCGCGCTGTCCGGCGGCAACCAGCAGAAGCTGGTGGTGGGCCGGGAGCTGTCCGGCGACCCGGTGCTGCTCATCGCGTCCCACCCGACGCGCGGCGTGGACGTCGGCGCGCAGGCGCTGATCTGGGACGAGATCAAGCGCGCGAGGGCGCGCGGCCTGGCCGTCCTGCTGATCTCCGCCGACCTGGACGAGCTGATCGGCCTGTCGGACACGATCAAGGTGATGCTGCGCGGCAGGCTGGTCGCCGACGCGGACCCGGCCTCGGTCACCCCGGAGGACCTGGGCAGCGCGATGACCGGCGCGGGCGCCACGAGCGCCGCCGTCGCGGAACTGGAAGGCGAGTGA
- a CDS encoding BMP family lipoprotein, with amino-acid sequence MRGIAVAAIALTSVLSMAACAKDNGGSNTGSTGNASGGCKLAPKPPAAAAASSSSSAGEKVDGSALKVGLAYDIGGRGDASFNDSAAAGLDKAKADFGVRELKELTAAPNEAEDAKQTRLRQLASEGFNPIIGVGFAYAESLKVVAPEFPNVKFAIVDGAVEGAANVTPLLFAEEQGSFLAGVIAAYQSKTCHVGFVGGVKIPLIQKFDAGFEQGAKAAAPDVKIEKKYLTPAGDFTGFQEPTKGQEAAKGQIEAGADVLYHAAGASGKGVFSAAKSANVKAIGVDSDQYHQATVAESKDVIVSSMLKRVDVAVYDFVKAVAKDDLANFPKVFDLKVDGVGYSTSGDKLDDDLKAVLDGYKAQIIAGKIEVKDKPSS; translated from the coding sequence ATGCGTGGCATCGCGGTGGCCGCGATCGCGCTGACCAGCGTTCTGTCGATGGCCGCCTGCGCCAAGGACAACGGTGGGTCCAACACCGGTTCGACCGGCAACGCCTCCGGTGGTTGCAAGCTGGCGCCCAAGCCGCCGGCCGCCGCCGCGGCCTCCAGCAGCTCCTCGGCCGGCGAGAAGGTGGACGGCAGCGCTCTCAAGGTGGGCCTGGCCTACGACATCGGCGGTCGCGGTGACGCCTCGTTCAACGACTCCGCCGCCGCCGGCCTGGACAAGGCGAAGGCCGACTTCGGCGTCCGCGAGCTGAAGGAGCTGACCGCCGCCCCGAACGAGGCGGAGGACGCCAAGCAGACCCGGCTGCGCCAGCTCGCGAGCGAGGGCTTCAACCCGATCATCGGCGTCGGGTTCGCCTACGCCGAGTCGCTGAAGGTCGTCGCGCCGGAGTTCCCGAACGTCAAGTTCGCCATCGTGGACGGCGCGGTGGAGGGCGCGGCGAACGTGACGCCGCTGCTGTTCGCCGAGGAGCAGGGCTCCTTCCTGGCCGGCGTGATCGCCGCCTACCAGTCCAAGACCTGCCACGTCGGCTTCGTCGGCGGTGTGAAGATCCCGCTGATCCAGAAGTTCGACGCCGGCTTCGAGCAGGGCGCCAAGGCCGCCGCGCCGGACGTCAAGATCGAGAAGAAGTACCTGACCCCGGCGGGCGACTTCACCGGCTTCCAGGAGCCCACGAAGGGCCAGGAGGCCGCCAAGGGCCAGATCGAGGCCGGCGCCGACGTGCTCTACCACGCGGCGGGCGCGTCCGGCAAGGGCGTCTTCTCGGCCGCCAAGTCGGCGAACGTCAAGGCCATCGGCGTCGACTCCGACCAGTACCACCAGGCGACCGTCGCGGAGTCCAAGGACGTGATCGTCTCGTCCATGCTCAAGCGCGTCGACGTCGCGGTGTACGACTTCGTGAAGGCGGTCGCCAAGGACGACCTCGCGAACTTCCCGAAGGTGTTCGACCTGAAGGTGGACGGCGTCGGCTACTCCACCTCCGGCGACAAGCTCGACGACGACCTGAAGGCCGTGCTCGACGGCTACAAGGCGCAGATCATCGCGGGCAAGATCGAGGTCAAGGACAAGCCGAGCAGCTGA
- a CDS encoding YbaB/EbfC family nucleoid-associated protein, with the protein MDPRQWLDDYESRLADLKQKSADLQENVAAANGRVTSQDGAVTVTVGPNGGLLGLELGHRACDLGPARLTALILSTARAAQKQAAAKVMEAFEPMGTGTEAMRMYMDALPDDEPDATADDADDAYDPEPEPEPEPPRPPARPPFAPQQPQYPQQQPFQQPFQQAPAPQRPARPPRRDDEDDDDNQPW; encoded by the coding sequence TTGGACCCCCGGCAGTGGCTGGACGACTACGAATCGCGCCTGGCCGACCTCAAGCAGAAGTCGGCCGACCTCCAGGAGAACGTGGCCGCCGCGAACGGTCGGGTCACCAGCCAGGACGGCGCGGTCACCGTCACGGTCGGGCCCAACGGCGGCCTGCTCGGCCTCGAACTCGGCCACCGGGCCTGCGACCTGGGCCCGGCCCGGCTCACCGCCCTGATCCTCAGCACCGCCCGCGCCGCGCAGAAGCAGGCCGCCGCGAAGGTGATGGAGGCGTTCGAGCCGATGGGCACGGGCACCGAGGCGATGCGGATGTACATGGACGCCCTGCCGGACGACGAGCCCGACGCGACCGCCGACGACGCCGACGACGCCTACGACCCGGAGCCGGAACCCGAGCCCGAGCCGCCCCGCCCGCCCGCGCGCCCCCCGTTCGCGCCGCAGCAGCCGCAGTACCCGCAGCAGCAGCCGTTCCAGCAGCCCTTCCAGCAGGCCCCCGCACCGCAGCGACCGGCCCGCCCGCCGCGCCGCGACGACGAAGACGACGACGACAACCAGCCGTGGTGA
- the sdhC gene encoding succinate dehydrogenase, cytochrome b556 subunit, protein MAGTTATERSGTSRGGGTLYRGDLGMWSWVAHRITGVLTFFFLFAHVLDTALVRVSPDAYDKVIETYKNPIVNLFEVGLVGAVLYHALNGIRVMLVDFWAKGTKYQRQMLWAILAVWVLVMIPGAYFMLVRTVSDMFGGH, encoded by the coding sequence ATGGCCGGCACCACCGCAACCGAGCGGTCGGGCACCTCCCGAGGAGGCGGCACGCTCTACCGTGGCGATCTGGGCATGTGGTCCTGGGTCGCCCACCGCATCACCGGTGTGTTGACGTTCTTCTTCCTGTTCGCGCACGTCCTGGACACCGCCCTGGTGCGGGTGTCGCCGGACGCGTACGACAAGGTCATCGAGACCTACAAGAACCCGATCGTCAACCTGTTCGAGGTCGGCCTCGTCGGCGCGGTGCTCTACCACGCGCTCAACGGCATCCGCGTGATGCTCGTCGACTTCTGGGCCAAGGGCACCAAGTACCAGCGCCAGATGCTCTGGGCGATCCTCGCGGTCTGGGTGCTCGTGATGATTCCGGGCGCCTACTTCATGCTGGTCCGCACGGTGTCCGACATGTTCGGGGGTCACTGA
- a CDS encoding succinate dehydrogenase hydrophobic membrane anchor subunit codes for MSELTLDKPRSPRRPAARRSNGELYSWLFMRISGVALVVLVLGHLFIMNILDGGVHRINFGFVAGRWASPFWQFWDLAMLWLAQIHGGNGLRTVINDYARKDATRFWLKVLLYASMVLIVSLGTYVIFTFDPNITD; via the coding sequence ATGAGCGAGCTGACGCTCGACAAGCCGCGTTCGCCCCGCCGCCCCGCCGCGCGCCGCAGCAACGGCGAGCTGTACAGCTGGCTGTTCATGCGCATCTCCGGCGTGGCGCTGGTGGTGCTCGTGCTGGGCCACCTGTTCATCATGAACATCCTCGACGGCGGTGTGCACCGCATCAACTTCGGGTTCGTCGCGGGCCGCTGGGCCTCGCCGTTCTGGCAGTTCTGGGACCTGGCGATGCTGTGGCTGGCGCAGATCCACGGCGGGAACGGCCTGCGCACGGTCATCAACGACTACGCCCGCAAGGACGCCACCCGGTTCTGGCTCAAGGTGCTGCTCTACGCGTCGATGGTGCTGATCGTGTCCCTCGGCACCTACGTGATCTTCACCTTCGACCCGAACATCACCGACTGA
- the sdhA gene encoding succinate dehydrogenase flavoprotein subunit yields the protein MQFHKYDVVIIGAGGAGMRAAIESGQRARTAVLTKLYPTRSHTGAAQGGMCAALANVEEDNWEWHTFDTIKGGDYLVDQDAAEIMAKEAIDAVLDLEKMGLPFNRTPEGKIDQRRFGGHTRNHGEAAVRRACYAADRTGHMILQTLYQNCVKHGIEFFNEFYVLDICLTETADGPVCTGAVAYELATGEIHVFQAKSVVFATGGFGKVFKTTSNAHTLTGDGMGIVFRKGLPLEDMEFYQFHPTGLAGLGILLTEGARGEGAILRNASGERFMERYAPTIKDLAPRDIVARSMALEVLEGRGAGPNKDYVLLDCTHLGAEVLETKLPDITEFARTYLAVDPVKEPVPVYPTAHYAMGGIPTNVHGEVLRDNDHVVPGLYAAGECACVSVHGANRLGTNSLLDINVFGRRAGIAAAEYANAHEHVELPENPAAQVEAQVALVLSEHGEERVADIRTELQATMDANASVYRTEDTLKQALHDVQALKERYQRITVQDKGKRFNTDLLEAVELGFLLELAEVLVVGALARKESRGGHAREDYPNRDDTNFMRHSMYYKQGEGLSADIRLDYKPVTFTRYQPMERKY from the coding sequence ATGCAGTTCCACAAGTACGACGTCGTGATCATCGGCGCCGGCGGCGCCGGGATGCGCGCGGCGATCGAGTCCGGCCAGCGCGCCCGCACGGCGGTCCTCACCAAGCTCTACCCGACGCGTTCCCACACGGGCGCCGCGCAGGGCGGCATGTGCGCCGCGCTGGCGAACGTGGAGGAGGACAACTGGGAGTGGCACACCTTCGACACGATCAAGGGCGGCGACTACCTGGTCGACCAGGACGCCGCCGAGATCATGGCGAAGGAGGCCATCGACGCGGTCCTCGACCTGGAGAAGATGGGCCTGCCGTTCAACCGCACGCCCGAGGGCAAGATCGACCAGCGGCGGTTCGGCGGGCACACCCGCAACCACGGTGAGGCGGCCGTGCGCCGCGCGTGCTACGCGGCCGACCGCACCGGCCACATGATCCTCCAGACGCTGTACCAGAACTGCGTCAAGCACGGCATCGAGTTCTTCAACGAGTTCTACGTGCTCGACATCTGCCTGACCGAGACGGCGGACGGCCCGGTCTGCACGGGCGCGGTGGCGTACGAGCTGGCGACCGGCGAGATCCACGTCTTCCAGGCGAAGTCCGTGGTGTTCGCGACCGGCGGTTTCGGCAAGGTCTTCAAGACCACGTCGAACGCCCACACGCTGACCGGCGACGGCATGGGCATCGTGTTCCGGAAGGGCCTGCCGCTGGAGGACATGGAGTTCTACCAGTTCCACCCGACCGGTCTCGCGGGCCTGGGCATCCTCCTCACCGAGGGCGCCCGCGGCGAGGGCGCGATCCTGCGCAACGCGTCCGGCGAGCGGTTCATGGAGCGGTACGCGCCCACCATCAAGGACCTCGCGCCGCGCGACATCGTGGCCCGGTCGATGGCGCTGGAGGTGCTGGAGGGCCGCGGTGCGGGTCCGAACAAGGACTACGTGCTGCTGGACTGCACGCACCTGGGCGCCGAGGTGCTGGAGACGAAGCTCCCGGACATCACCGAGTTCGCCCGCACGTACCTGGCGGTCGACCCGGTGAAGGAGCCGGTGCCGGTCTACCCGACGGCGCACTACGCGATGGGCGGCATCCCGACCAACGTGCACGGCGAGGTGCTGCGGGACAACGACCACGTCGTGCCCGGCCTGTACGCGGCGGGCGAGTGCGCGTGCGTCTCGGTGCACGGCGCGAACCGCCTGGGCACGAACTCGCTGCTGGACATCAACGTGTTCGGCCGCCGCGCGGGCATCGCCGCCGCCGAGTACGCCAACGCGCACGAGCACGTCGAGCTGCCGGAGAACCCGGCCGCGCAGGTCGAGGCGCAGGTCGCGCTGGTGCTGTCGGAGCACGGCGAGGAGCGCGTGGCGGACATCCGCACCGAGCTCCAGGCCACGATGGACGCGAACGCGTCGGTGTACCGCACGGAGGACACGCTGAAGCAGGCCCTGCACGACGTGCAGGCGCTGAAGGAGCGCTACCAGCGGATCACCGTGCAGGACAAGGGGAAGCGGTTCAACACCGACCTCCTGGAAGCCGTGGAGCTGGGCTTCCTGCTGGAGCTGGCCGAGGTCCTGGTCGTCGGCGCGCTGGCGCGCAAGGAGTCCCGCGGCGGGCACGCCCGCGAGGACTACCCGAACCGCGACGACACGAACTTCATGCGCCACAGCATGTACTACAAGCAGGGTGAGGGCCTGTCGGCGGACATCCGCCTGGACTACAAGCCCGTGACGTTCACCCGGTACCAGCCGATGGAGCGCAAGTACTGA